A portion of the Adhaeribacter radiodurans genome contains these proteins:
- a CDS encoding T9SS type A sorting domain-containing protein: protein MKIHLSPGSLVSENRVTAHWWRALGAILLLNLTCIVATYAQNKIWDKTIGGKSEDQLTVVRQTKDGGYILGGWSKSGINGNKTTAKKGGSDYWIVKLKADGTKAWDKTFGGNKDDLLTSLQQTNDGGYILGGYSFSGKSGDKSEANRDNKNNIEFLTGDYWIVKLNANGNKLWDKTIGGDSRDELQLIRQTSDGGYIVGGTSLSNKSGDKSENTIGTKDTDTGDYWVVKLKADGTKAWDNTIGGSRGDKLSSVQQTNDGGYLVGGSSESDISGDKTEDNKEAANFNSSDYWIVKLTSNGKKAWDKTLGGENNDELRSLQQTNDGGYILGGSSNSDKSGDKTQARKGGINSGGDPTRDYWVVKINGAGSKVWDKTLGGGNDDYLRAIQQTKDGGYILGGYSDSDISGDKSEKFKRSETFYDPNDFWVVKLNATGSKVWDKTLGGNAGDYLSSLQQTIDGNYILGGSSNSSKSNDKTQAKLGECTSTVCTSDYWVVKIDNRGTNLNQNITFAPITYKTFGDASFTISATASSGLPVTFSIVSGPATIKGNIVTLTGVGKVTVKARQAGNDTYKPAEATQTFLVMEPSLVRKGWEKTFGGKYEDRLTAMVATSDGGYLMGGTSNSGKSGDRSHAGQGNSKDYWIIKTDHLGNKLWDRSYGGSYQDKLAAIIATSDGGYLLGGTSESDISGDKTQANRGDADFWVVKIDADGNKQWDKTFGGANEDIFTALIATPDGGYLLGGTSESGISGDKSEAVRGGIDYWVVKLDETGKKLWDKTLGGVGVDNLAALAVGTNGDYLLGGSSVSGYSGDKTQAKRALTDYWVVRIKPTGTKVWDKAYSGIKGTYTDPWCTTNCNVTTYGESVLSGLITTPDGGFLLGGTSTTEPGAEKSEDNLSDKYANLRKYWVVKINDQGNKEWDKTYAGGLTTSTLQFVDSTYTIYGGSANLRSLISTPDGGFLLAGDSDFGKGADKSEDVRKMDYELVDYWAVKIDAQGVKKWDKTLGGFNYDFLSAAAVSSSGNYILGGSSESGIGGDKSEAPRDTTNINFEFSPTDYWVVEIKDETSSNNSAWNMRYGGSGYDVLTSVIKTADGGYLSGGYSPSGISGDKTQASRGKNDFWIVKTNANGKKLWDKRYGGSGDDYLNRVIQTQDGGYLLAGSSLSGTSGDKTQATRGDRDYWIVKISNTGAKQWDKRYGGTGYDELKKVIQLSTGEYILAGYSNSPAGGNKSQASQGGLDYWIVKVNSTGSQLWDKTYGGTLNETLTGIVQASNGGFLLGGSSLSDKGGNKSEVSRGGSDFWLVRVDKNGNQVWDKTYGGSGQDEAYSLGRSGKSDYFISGQSDSPVGADKTRDSQGFKDFWFLKINSTGGKIWDKRFGGNFDDEVRASIQTQDGGYLLAGMSASRKSGNKTQDSQGSSDYWIVKTDADGMYQWDKRFGGSTVEELRAVIQTDDGGYLLAGKSLSGASGDRKQPSQGEYDYWLVKVAPETTPIIAAREAQPVTDPVKETRLNLLKAYPNPFGEKVTISFTLPQTQPANVKVYDNQGWEITTLFQGEAKANQKYEVKWQAGNKPAGLYFLQLQTPTTRQQQKLLLNK, encoded by the coding sequence ATGAAAATACATTTATCTCCTGGTAGCCTGGTTTCAGAGAACCGGGTAACCGCTCATTGGTGGCGCGCACTAGGCGCCATTTTACTTCTTAACCTAACTTGTATAGTAGCAACTTATGCCCAGAATAAAATTTGGGATAAGACCATTGGGGGTAAATCGGAAGATCAATTAACCGTTGTCCGGCAAACAAAAGACGGCGGCTATATCTTAGGCGGTTGGTCTAAATCGGGAATTAACGGCAATAAAACTACGGCCAAAAAAGGGGGGAGTGATTACTGGATAGTAAAGCTGAAAGCCGATGGTACCAAAGCCTGGGACAAGACCTTTGGCGGGAACAAAGACGACCTATTAACCTCATTGCAACAAACCAACGATGGTGGTTATATTTTAGGTGGATATTCTTTCTCGGGCAAAAGTGGCGATAAATCAGAAGCTAACCGGGATAATAAGAATAATATTGAATTTCTCACGGGGGACTATTGGATTGTAAAACTAAACGCCAACGGTAATAAATTATGGGACAAAACCATTGGTGGAGATAGCAGAGATGAATTACAATTAATTCGGCAGACCAGCGATGGCGGTTATATTGTGGGTGGCACTTCGCTATCTAATAAATCAGGAGATAAATCTGAAAACACAATTGGAACGAAAGATACAGATACCGGTGATTACTGGGTAGTAAAGCTAAAAGCCGATGGCACCAAAGCATGGGATAATACAATTGGCGGAAGCAGGGGAGATAAGCTTAGTTCGGTGCAGCAAACCAACGATGGCGGTTACCTGGTGGGTGGCTCTTCCGAGTCTGACATTAGCGGCGATAAAACCGAAGATAATAAAGAAGCGGCTAATTTTAACTCCTCCGATTATTGGATAGTAAAGTTAACATCCAATGGCAAGAAAGCTTGGGATAAAACTTTGGGCGGGGAAAACAATGATGAACTACGTTCTCTGCAACAGACGAATGATGGTGGATATATCCTGGGCGGCTCTTCTAATTCCGATAAGAGCGGCGATAAAACCCAAGCCAGAAAAGGAGGAATTAATAGCGGAGGTGATCCTACCCGGGATTACTGGGTGGTAAAGATTAATGGAGCGGGTAGTAAAGTATGGGATAAAACCCTTGGGGGTGGAAACGACGATTATCTACGCGCTATCCAGCAGACCAAGGATGGTGGTTATATTTTAGGCGGTTATTCCGATTCAGATATAAGTGGAGATAAATCTGAAAAATTTAAAAGATCCGAAACATTTTATGATCCGAACGATTTTTGGGTAGTAAAACTAAACGCTACAGGTAGTAAGGTATGGGATAAAACACTTGGTGGGAACGCCGGCGATTATTTATCTTCCTTGCAACAGACCATTGATGGTAACTATATATTAGGTGGTTCTTCCAATTCAAGCAAAAGTAATGATAAAACCCAGGCTAAACTCGGTGAATGTACCTCTACTGTTTGCACTTCCGATTACTGGGTAGTAAAAATCGATAACCGCGGTACTAACCTTAACCAGAATATTACCTTTGCCCCTATTACCTATAAAACTTTCGGCGATGCGTCTTTCACCATTTCTGCCACCGCTAGTTCTGGCTTACCCGTTACTTTTAGCATTGTATCCGGGCCGGCTACCATAAAAGGTAATATTGTTACTTTAACAGGAGTAGGTAAAGTTACGGTAAAAGCCCGTCAGGCCGGCAATGACACCTATAAACCAGCAGAAGCCACCCAAACCTTTTTGGTGATGGAGCCATCGTTGGTACGCAAGGGTTGGGAAAAAACTTTTGGGGGTAAATACGAGGATAGACTTACTGCCATGGTTGCTACCTCCGATGGGGGCTATTTAATGGGCGGCACTTCAAACTCGGGTAAGTCCGGTGACAGAAGCCATGCCGGCCAGGGAAATTCAAAGGACTACTGGATCATAAAAACGGACCATTTAGGAAATAAGCTTTGGGATAGAAGTTATGGCGGCAGCTACCAGGATAAATTGGCAGCTATTATTGCAACATCCGATGGCGGTTATTTGCTGGGTGGTACTTCCGAATCAGATATTTCCGGCGATAAAACCCAAGCCAATCGGGGAGATGCCGATTTTTGGGTCGTGAAAATAGATGCCGATGGAAACAAGCAATGGGATAAAACCTTTGGCGGCGCGAACGAAGATATTTTTACGGCTTTAATCGCCACCCCCGATGGTGGTTACCTATTAGGTGGTACTTCCGAATCCGGTATTTCTGGTGATAAAAGTGAAGCCGTTCGGGGTGGAATAGATTATTGGGTAGTTAAATTAGATGAAACCGGAAAAAAACTCTGGGATAAAACGCTTGGTGGAGTAGGCGTAGATAATCTGGCTGCCTTGGCCGTTGGAACCAACGGCGATTATTTGCTGGGTGGTTCTTCGGTTTCGGGCTATAGTGGCGATAAAACCCAGGCAAAGCGGGCCTTAACCGATTACTGGGTAGTTCGTATTAAGCCAACCGGCACCAAAGTATGGGACAAAGCTTATAGCGGTATTAAAGGCACTTACACTGATCCTTGGTGCACTACTAACTGTAATGTAACTACTTATGGCGAATCGGTGCTTTCGGGGCTGATTACCACACCGGACGGCGGATTCTTACTGGGAGGTACTTCTACAACAGAACCAGGAGCCGAAAAAAGTGAAGATAATTTGAGTGATAAGTATGCCAACCTCAGAAAGTATTGGGTAGTAAAAATAAACGACCAGGGAAATAAAGAATGGGATAAAACTTACGCTGGCGGTCTTACAACGTCTACTCTCCAATTTGTTGATAGTACTTACACCATATACGGGGGCAGTGCTAACCTTAGATCTCTTATTTCTACTCCGGATGGCGGTTTCTTATTGGCCGGTGATTCTGATTTTGGAAAAGGTGCTGACAAGAGCGAAGACGTCCGAAAAATGGATTATGAATTAGTGGATTATTGGGCCGTGAAAATTGATGCCCAAGGCGTTAAAAAGTGGGACAAAACTTTGGGTGGCTTTAACTACGATTTCCTGTCGGCCGCTGCTGTTAGTTCATCGGGGAATTATATATTGGGTGGCTCGTCCGAATCGGGTATTGGGGGCGATAAAAGCGAAGCTCCCCGGGATACCACCAATATAAACTTTGAATTTTCGCCAACTGACTACTGGGTAGTAGAAATAAAAGACGAAACCTCCTCCAATAACTCTGCCTGGAATATGCGTTATGGTGGTTCCGGCTACGATGTTTTAACTTCCGTTATCAAGACGGCAGATGGCGGTTACTTATCCGGGGGCTATTCTCCTTCTGGTATTAGCGGGGATAAAACCCAAGCCAGCCGGGGCAAGAACGACTTCTGGATTGTAAAAACCAATGCGAATGGCAAGAAGCTTTGGGATAAACGTTATGGCGGAAGCGGCGATGACTACCTAAACCGGGTGATTCAGACACAAGACGGAGGCTATTTACTGGCGGGTTCTTCCCTCTCAGGCACCAGTGGTGATAAAACGCAGGCTACCCGCGGTGACCGGGATTATTGGATTGTCAAAATCAGCAACACTGGAGCGAAACAATGGGATAAACGTTACGGTGGCACAGGGTACGACGAACTCAAAAAAGTAATTCAACTCTCTACCGGCGAGTATATCTTGGCGGGTTACAGCAACTCTCCGGCCGGTGGTAACAAAAGTCAGGCAAGCCAGGGCGGTTTGGATTACTGGATTGTAAAGGTTAACAGTACCGGTTCGCAGTTATGGGACAAAACTTACGGTGGTACGTTAAATGAAACGTTAACTGGCATCGTGCAGGCATCCAACGGTGGCTTTCTGCTGGGGGGTAGTTCTTTATCGGATAAGGGCGGCAACAAGAGTGAGGTAAGCCGGGGCGGCAGTGATTTCTGGCTGGTGCGGGTAGATAAAAATGGCAACCAAGTATGGGATAAAACCTACGGGGGCAGCGGCCAGGACGAAGCCTATTCTTTAGGTCGGAGTGGCAAAAGCGATTACTTTATTTCAGGTCAGAGCGATTCACCAGTGGGTGCTGATAAAACCCGGGACAGCCAGGGCTTTAAAGATTTCTGGTTCTTGAAAATAAATAGCACCGGCGGTAAGATATGGGACAAGCGTTTTGGTGGTAACTTTGACGACGAAGTCCGGGCCAGTATCCAGACCCAGGATGGCGGATATTTGCTGGCAGGTATGTCGGCTTCCCGTAAGAGCGGCAATAAAACCCAAGATAGCCAGGGAAGCAGCGATTATTGGATCGTGAAAACCGATGCGGATGGCATGTACCAGTGGGACAAACGCTTCGGCGGTAGTACTGTGGAAGAACTACGAGCCGTTATTCAAACGGATGATGGCGGCTACCTGCTGGCAGGTAAATCCCTTTCAGGCGCAAGCGGCGATAGGAAACAGCCTAGTCAGGGCGAATACGATTACTGGCTGGTAAAAGTAGCCCCGGAAACTACTCCTATTATTGCCGCCAGAGAAGCGCAGCCCGTAACGGATCCGGTAAAGGAAACCAGGCTTAACTTGTTGAAGGCTTACCCCAATCCATTCGGTGAAAAAGTAACAATAAGCTTTACTTTACCGCAGACGCAACCAGCCAATGTAAAAGTATACGACAACCAGGGCTGGGAAATTACTACTCTGTTCCAGGGCGAAGCCAAAGCCAATCAGAAGTATGAAGTAAAATGGCAAGCCGGTAATAAACCCGCTGGTTTGTACTTCCTGCAACTGCAAACACCTACTACGCGCCAGCAACAAAAATTACTTTTAAATAAATAA
- a CDS encoding dicarboxylate/amino acid:cation symporter: MRRLSRNLTFQVLLAIFLGILTGILFPETAAQLRPISEVFINLIKMVIAPIIFLTIVLGIGNMGNLKKVGRVGGKALLYFEVVTTFALIIGVVASNALKPGAGINISALAKGDISTYTKQAAEINWVEYFTHIVPSTVIGAFAQGDILQVLFFSVLFGVALTRVGEAAPTIISVFEKLSAVFFRILAMIMKLAPLGAFGGMAFTIGKYGISTLLPLGKLMLTVYLTMFLFIFVVLNLIMAYYKVSLWQYLKFIKEELLLVLGTSSSESALPQLMRKLERLGCSRSVVGLVVPTGYSFNLDGTSIYLSIAVIFLAQVFSINLTLAQEATVIAILMLTSKGAAGITGSGFIVLASTITATKIIPVEGLALLLGVDRFMSEARAITNIIGNGVATIVIAKSENEFDPIKQRLAFSGVVSEEEVLA; this comes from the coding sequence ATGCGTCGACTCTCCCGGAACCTTACCTTTCAGGTTTTACTAGCTATTTTTTTAGGAATCCTTACCGGTATTTTATTCCCGGAAACCGCTGCTCAACTCCGCCCTATCAGCGAGGTATTTATTAACCTGATTAAAATGGTAATTGCACCCATTATCTTTTTAACCATTGTATTGGGCATTGGCAACATGGGTAATCTTAAAAAAGTGGGTCGGGTAGGGGGCAAAGCATTATTGTACTTTGAAGTAGTAACTACGTTTGCTTTAATAATTGGGGTAGTAGCCTCTAATGCTTTAAAACCCGGTGCGGGCATTAACATATCGGCGCTGGCGAAAGGCGATATCAGTACGTATACCAAGCAAGCTGCCGAAATTAACTGGGTAGAGTATTTTACGCATATTGTACCTTCTACGGTAATAGGTGCTTTTGCCCAGGGCGATATCTTACAGGTGCTTTTTTTCTCAGTATTATTTGGGGTGGCACTTACCCGGGTAGGCGAAGCCGCTCCCACTATTATTTCTGTTTTCGAAAAATTATCCGCGGTTTTCTTCCGGATTCTGGCCATGATTATGAAACTGGCCCCGCTGGGTGCCTTTGGCGGGATGGCCTTTACCATAGGCAAATACGGAATTAGTACTTTACTGCCTTTGGGCAAACTTATGCTCACGGTTTACCTAACCATGTTTTTGTTCATTTTCGTGGTGCTCAACTTAATTATGGCGTACTACAAAGTAAGTTTGTGGCAGTATTTAAAATTCATAAAAGAAGAACTTCTGCTGGTATTGGGTACCTCGTCGTCGGAGTCGGCGTTACCGCAATTAATGCGCAAACTGGAGCGGTTAGGCTGTTCCCGGTCGGTGGTGGGTTTAGTGGTACCTACCGGTTATTCTTTTAACCTCGATGGCACGAGTATTTACCTGAGCATTGCTGTTATTTTTCTGGCTCAGGTGTTTAGTATTAATTTAACGTTGGCGCAGGAAGCTACCGTTATTGCCATTCTTATGCTTACTTCTAAAGGAGCAGCGGGTATTACCGGCAGCGGTTTTATTGTGCTGGCCTCTACCATTACCGCTACTAAAATCATTCCCGTGGAAGGACTGGCTTTATTGCTCGGCGTCGACCGCTTTATGTCCGAAGCCCGGGCCATTACCAATATCATCGGCAACGGCGTAGCCACTATTGTTATTGCTAAAAGCGAAAACGAGTTCGACCCAATAAAGCAGCGGCTAGCTTTCTCGGGTGTGGTTTCGGAGGAAGAAGTACTGGCTTAG
- a CDS encoding FGGY-family carbohydrate kinase, with translation MYPLRQEGERFPFIAPHAHGFEPDGLFPVERFVANMEGVAYIERYAFEIIQQLSGEKVKAIYMAGGASNSDAWLTIRSNVLNLPIYNRRYVTGAVGAAIIAASKTYFTFMGEATKALKQIEKEVHLTPYLSASYQKSYGKFLQLLQEKKYITDYHYA, from the coding sequence ATTTATCCCTTACGGCAGGAAGGAGAACGTTTTCCGTTTATTGCTCCCCATGCCCACGGCTTTGAACCAGACGGATTGTTTCCCGTGGAACGCTTTGTGGCAAATATGGAAGGAGTGGCTTATATAGAACGCTATGCCTTTGAAATAATTCAGCAACTTTCCGGCGAAAAAGTAAAAGCCATATACATGGCGGGCGGGGCCAGTAACAGCGATGCCTGGCTTACCATCCGCAGCAATGTGTTAAATTTGCCTATCTACAATAGGAGGTACGTTACGGGGGCGGTGGGAGCCGCGATAATTGCAGCTTCCAAAACGTATTTTACTTTTATGGGCGAAGCTACCAAAGCTTTAAAGCAAATCGAAAAAGAAGTGCATCTTACCCCTTACCTTAGCGCAAGCTATCAAAAAAGTTACGGTAAATTTCTGCAACTTTTGCAGGAGAAAAAATACATTACTGATTACCATTATGCTTAA
- a CDS encoding T9SS type A sorting domain-containing protein: MKKLLPSLLHHIQWYQLYFFKIKGNLPGSNLLLKITFVSLFVVNFEFIASAQLIKQWDKTYGGIRSVVTDEEGVGICDTGISSLRTIIRTPDGGYLLGGSSDSQQGGDKTQDSEGDCNPIENEGDLDYWVVKVDSKGNKTWDKTFAGGTKFDQLQEVVATPDGGYLLGGSLDLYAFWVVKIDGKGNKIWDKTYDGGWKLTSLVVTSDGNYLVGGYSQTDKEGDKSEPNKGGNDYWLLKIDPNGKKIWDKTLGGTSDDYLKSILVTSDGGYLVGGSSTSGNSGDKTEGTRDSPESDYPSDFWVVKIDGNGKKLWDKTFGGGEHDDLSDIIATADGGYLLGGTSASGREGDKSDFPKGITDYWVIKINANGNKIWDKTLGGKDREILNDLEATPDGGYLLGGSSSSGKGYDKSEDNRHEVGYGDNDYWFIKIDQNGSKLWDKSYGGNDSDELVAIRSTSDGGYVLAGTSSSYSGGDKSDFPKGITDYWVIKIKESNPATWNLRHGGTGNDGITAMVKTADGGYLLGGTSDSGTSGDKSQASKGNQDYWIVKTDKQGKKLWDKTIGGSGMDNLTAIIVTADGGYLLGGYSDSGISGDKSQPSRGGVDYWLVKVDGTGKKLWDKVYGGNNSDNLTTLLSTMDGGYLLGGSSASGRSGEKSEAGKGNTDFWILKIDALGKKVWDKTYGSNKNDNLAALINTSNGGYLLGGSSASGISGDKSQGLRGMQDYWVIRLNENGSKLWDKTYGGVKDLYSQTWCDPGMGNDCQVEFGSSILSGLVPTTDGGFLLAGSSNADKGGEKSEENLLWNDYEETARLRDYWVVKIDGQGNKKWDKIYGGIHQFEYNDYGTYYYTGDSELKSIIPTSNNEFILAGTSDSDIGKDKSENSRRDIETEKIDQRLYDYWVVKIDGSGQKKWDKTIGGLNNDFLAAILPVSENEYLLGGTSVSGIGGDKSESSRGNQDYWLVKVKDLTAPVSDAWNLRYGGTGNEGFTAIIKTSDGGYLSGGYTNSGVSGDKTQSSQGKNDFWIVKSDAAGKKLWDKRYGGSQEEYLNRIIQTSDGGYLLAGSSLSEISGDKTQASRGGRDYWIVKISNTGVKQWDKRFGGSGYDELKKVIQLSTGEYILAGYSNSPAGGNKSQASRGGYDYWIIKISSTGTQVWDKRYGGSSDEILSGIVLTPDNGFLLGGHSWSGKNGDKSQVSRGGSDFWVISLDKNGNKLWDKTYGGSGEDEAYSLGRSGKDYFISGQSDSPAGGDKTRGSQGGKDFWFIKFNSTGAKIWDKRFGGTLDEELRASVQTSDGGYLLAGKSFSNKSGNKSQNSQGSSDYWIVKTDKDGMYQWDKRYGGSGAEELRAVIQTSDGGLLLAGKSDSGVSGDRTQPSQGGTDFWLVKVAPETSPMVAAREATEISVPEKEVPLNLLRAYPNPFKEQVTISFTLPDTQRTILKVYDSQGREISTLFNEEAQAQHTYEISWPANKQATGMYLLQLQTPTLRQQQKLLLTK, encoded by the coding sequence ATGAAAAAGCTTTTACCTTCTCTTCTCCACCATATTCAATGGTATCAACTCTATTTCTTTAAAATCAAGGGAAATCTGCCTGGCAGTAACTTGTTGCTGAAAATCACTTTTGTTTCACTTTTTGTCGTCAATTTTGAGTTTATAGCGTCCGCGCAGCTCATAAAGCAGTGGGACAAGACTTATGGGGGTATAAGAAGTGTAGTAACGGATGAAGAGGGAGTGGGAATTTGTGATACGGGTATTTCTTCCCTGCGCACGATAATACGAACCCCGGATGGGGGCTATTTATTAGGCGGATCTTCCGATTCCCAACAAGGAGGAGATAAAACCCAGGATAGCGAAGGGGATTGTAATCCAATCGAGAATGAGGGTGATCTGGACTATTGGGTAGTGAAGGTAGATAGTAAAGGTAATAAAACTTGGGATAAAACTTTTGCGGGCGGCACTAAGTTTGACCAACTTCAGGAAGTGGTAGCTACTCCCGATGGAGGCTATTTACTAGGAGGCTCCCTTGATCTGTATGCTTTTTGGGTAGTAAAGATAGATGGAAAAGGTAATAAAATTTGGGACAAAACTTATGATGGGGGTTGGAAGTTGACTTCTTTAGTAGTTACGTCAGATGGAAATTATTTAGTAGGAGGGTATTCTCAAACCGATAAAGAAGGAGACAAAAGTGAACCTAACAAAGGAGGAAATGATTATTGGTTGCTAAAAATTGATCCGAATGGGAAGAAAATCTGGGATAAAACCTTAGGAGGAACTTCAGATGATTATCTTAAAAGTATCCTTGTTACCTCTGATGGAGGCTATTTAGTCGGAGGCTCTTCTACATCCGGTAATAGTGGTGATAAAACGGAAGGAACCAGGGATTCCCCTGAAAGTGATTATCCCTCTGACTTTTGGGTGGTAAAAATCGATGGCAATGGTAAAAAGCTTTGGGACAAGACTTTTGGGGGTGGGGAACATGATGATCTTTCAGATATAATTGCTACGGCTGATGGTGGGTATTTATTAGGTGGTACATCTGCTTCTGGCAGGGAAGGAGATAAGAGTGATTTCCCGAAGGGCATTACTGATTATTGGGTTATAAAGATCAATGCAAACGGAAACAAAATTTGGGATAAAACTTTGGGGGGGAAAGACCGGGAGATTCTTAATGATTTGGAGGCTACTCCGGATGGAGGCTACCTTCTAGGAGGTTCTTCCAGTTCGGGTAAAGGCTATGATAAGAGTGAAGATAATAGGCATGAGGTAGGATATGGGGATAATGATTATTGGTTTATCAAGATTGACCAGAATGGAAGTAAGCTTTGGGATAAAAGCTATGGAGGGAACGACTCGGATGAACTGGTGGCAATACGCTCTACTTCGGATGGCGGTTATGTGCTAGCAGGTACTTCCAGTTCCTATTCAGGAGGAGATAAGAGTGATTTCCCGAAGGGCATTACTGATTATTGGGTGATTAAAATAAAAGAATCCAATCCTGCTACCTGGAACCTGCGCCACGGCGGTACGGGGAACGACGGCATTACGGCTATGGTTAAAACAGCCGATGGCGGATACTTGCTGGGTGGAACTTCCGATTCAGGTACATCGGGCGATAAAAGCCAAGCCAGTAAAGGAAATCAGGATTACTGGATCGTAAAAACCGATAAACAAGGTAAGAAGTTGTGGGATAAAACTATTGGGGGGAGCGGTATGGATAATCTGACCGCTATAATCGTTACTGCCGATGGAGGCTATTTGCTGGGGGGGTATTCCGACTCTGGTATTAGTGGGGATAAAAGTCAGCCTAGCCGGGGAGGAGTCGATTATTGGCTGGTGAAAGTGGATGGCACGGGTAAAAAGCTTTGGGATAAGGTTTACGGTGGTAATAATAGCGATAACTTAACAACACTGTTGTCTACTATGGACGGGGGTTATTTGCTGGGTGGCTCATCAGCTTCGGGTAGGAGTGGCGAGAAAAGTGAGGCAGGAAAAGGCAATACTGACTTTTGGATTTTAAAAATAGATGCTTTAGGTAAGAAAGTATGGGATAAAACCTATGGGAGTAATAAAAATGATAATCTCGCTGCTCTGATTAATACTTCGAATGGTGGTTATCTGTTGGGTGGCTCCTCTGCTTCGGGTATTTCCGGCGACAAGAGTCAAGGTTTGCGCGGAATGCAAGATTATTGGGTAATCCGCTTAAATGAGAATGGTTCTAAACTGTGGGACAAAACCTATGGCGGAGTTAAGGACTTGTACTCACAAACATGGTGCGACCCTGGAATGGGTAACGATTGCCAAGTGGAATTTGGTAGTTCCATTCTTTCCGGGTTAGTACCTACCACAGATGGAGGTTTTTTGCTTGCCGGATCATCTAACGCCGATAAAGGCGGGGAAAAAAGTGAGGAAAATTTATTGTGGAATGATTATGAAGAAACGGCTCGATTAAGAGACTATTGGGTAGTAAAGATTGACGGGCAAGGAAATAAGAAGTGGGATAAAATTTATGGAGGAATCCATCAGTTTGAGTACAATGATTATGGGACTTACTACTATACCGGTGATTCGGAGCTTAAATCAATAATTCCAACGTCAAATAACGAATTTATACTGGCAGGTACGTCTGATTCAGACATAGGTAAGGACAAAAGTGAAAATAGCAGACGCGACATCGAAACCGAAAAAATTGATCAGCGATTGTATGACTATTGGGTAGTGAAGATTGACGGGAGTGGCCAGAAGAAGTGGGATAAAACAATTGGAGGATTAAACAATGACTTTTTAGCGGCTATTCTGCCTGTTTCAGAGAATGAGTATTTGCTAGGGGGCACGTCGGTATCGGGAATAGGGGGGGATAAGAGTGAGTCTAGTCGGGGAAATCAGGATTACTGGCTGGTAAAAGTAAAAGATTTAACGGCACCTGTTTCCGATGCTTGGAACCTGCGCTACGGCGGCACCGGCAACGAAGGCTTTACGGCTATTATAAAAACTTCTGATGGCGGGTACTTATCCGGCGGTTACACGAACTCGGGCGTGAGTGGTGATAAAACGCAAAGCAGCCAGGGCAAGAACGACTTCTGGATAGTCAAAAGTGATGCGGCCGGTAAAAAGCTCTGGGATAAACGCTACGGTGGCTCTCAGGAGGAATACCTCAACCGTATTATTCAAACTTCGGATGGTGGTTACTTGCTGGCCGGTTCTTCCCTTTCTGAAATCAGTGGCGATAAAACCCAGGCGAGTAGGGGCGGGCGGGATTACTGGATTGTCAAAATCAGTAATACCGGGGTAAAGCAATGGGACAAACGCTTTGGCGGCAGCGGCTACGACGAACTCAAAAAAGTAATTCAGCTCTCGACCGGCGAATATATTTTAGCCGGCTACAGCAACTCCCCGGCTGGCGGGAACAAAAGCCAGGCGAGCCGGGGAGGGTACGATTACTGGATTATCAAAATTAGCAGCACCGGTACGCAGGTATGGGACAAGCGCTATGGGGGCAGTTCCGATGAAATATTAAGCGGCATTGTGTTAACGCCTGACAACGGCTTTTTACTGGGGGGCCATTCCTGGTCGGGAAAGAACGGCGACAAAAGCCAGGTAAGCCGAGGAGGGAGCGATTTCTGGGTGATTAGTCTGGATAAGAACGGCAACAAACTCTGGGATAAAACCTACGGGGGCAGCGGCGAAGACGAAGCCTATTCTTTAGGTCGGAGCGGCAAAGACTACTTTATCTCGGGCCAAAGTGATTCACCGGCGGGTGGGGATAAAACCCGCGGAAGCCAGGGAGGTAAAGATTTCTGGTTTATTAAGTTTAATAGCACCGGAGCGAAAATCTGGGACAAACGTTTTGGCGGAACCTTAGATGAAGAACTACGGGCCAGTGTACAGACCAGCGATGGAGGATATCTGTTAGCAGGTAAGTCTTTCTCCAACAAAAGCGGAAATAAATCGCAAAATAGTCAGGGAAGTAGTGATTACTGGATTGTAAAAACCGATAAAGATGGCATGTACCAGTGGGACAAACGCTACGGCGGCAGCGGGGCAGAAGAACTGCGGGCTGTGATCCAGACCAGCGATGGGGGTTTACTCTTAGCCGGGAAGTCCGACTCGGGGGTAAGTGGCGACAGAACCCAGCCCAGCCAAGGCGGTACCGACTTCTGGTTAGTAAAAGTAGCGCCCGAAACTTCTCCTATGGTAGCAGCCAGAGAAGCTACGGAAATTTCTGTTCCGGAAAAAGAAGTGCCGCTAAACTTACTGCGGGCTTATCCCAACCCGTTTAAAGAGCAGGTAACCATTAGCTTTACTTTACCCGATACGCAAAGGACTATCTTAAAAGTTTATGATAGCCAGGGCCGCGAAATTAGCACTTTGTTTAACGAAGAAGCGCAAGCCCAGCACACGTATGAAATAAGCTGGCCAGCTAATAAACAGGCTACGGGCATGTACCTGTTACAATTACAAACGCCTACGCTTCGGCAGCAACAAAAATTACTTTTAACTAAGTAA